Proteins encoded by one window of Salmonirosea aquatica:
- a CDS encoding carboxylate-amine ligase yields MTKRVFTLGIEEEFQTIDPVTRNLRSHMSKLVEDGKIILKERVKAEMHQAVVEVGTNICHNIQEAREEVTYLRKMIHDLAAEQDLCVAAAGTHPFADWVDQLITADPRYDELIDEMRDVARGNLIFGLHVHVGIVNRNEGISIMNAVRYFLPHVYALSTNSPFWCGRNTGFKSYRSKVFDKFPRTGIPDFFASASEYDEYINLLIKTKCIDNAKKIWWDIRVHPFFNTIEFRICDVPMRVEETICLAAIMQALVVKIYKLQRQNLNFRPYRRNLINENKWRAARFGIQAKLIDFGIQEEVEFRQLMDELLEFIDDVVDELGSRKEIEYVYQILEMGTGADRQLAVFEKTNDMNAVVDYIISETKIGVV; encoded by the coding sequence ATGACTAAGCGCGTATTCACCCTTGGAATCGAGGAAGAATTCCAAACTATAGATCCGGTAACCCGCAATCTGCGCTCTCACATGTCTAAACTCGTAGAGGATGGTAAAATCATTCTTAAAGAACGGGTCAAGGCCGAAATGCATCAGGCGGTAGTCGAGGTAGGTACCAACATTTGCCATAATATTCAGGAGGCTCGCGAAGAAGTGACCTACCTTCGGAAAATGATTCATGACCTGGCGGCTGAACAGGATTTGTGTGTGGCCGCCGCCGGGACACACCCCTTCGCCGACTGGGTGGACCAGCTTATTACGGCAGATCCGCGCTATGACGAGTTGATCGACGAAATGCGTGATGTGGCTCGGGGTAATCTGATTTTCGGACTTCACGTGCATGTAGGCATTGTCAATCGCAACGAGGGCATTTCCATCATGAACGCGGTGCGTTACTTTCTGCCCCACGTGTACGCCCTTTCCACCAATTCGCCGTTTTGGTGTGGGCGTAACACAGGCTTCAAATCCTACCGCTCCAAGGTGTTTGACAAATTTCCCCGGACGGGTATTCCCGATTTTTTCGCCAGTGCCAGTGAGTATGATGAATACATCAACCTGCTGATCAAGACCAAATGCATCGATAATGCCAAAAAAATATGGTGGGATATACGGGTACACCCCTTTTTTAATACCATCGAATTCAGGATTTGTGACGTACCCATGCGGGTGGAGGAGACTATCTGCCTGGCGGCCATCATGCAGGCGCTCGTGGTGAAAATCTACAAGTTACAGCGGCAAAACCTGAATTTCCGACCTTACCGGCGAAACCTGATCAATGAAAATAAGTGGCGGGCGGCGCGCTTTGGTATCCAGGCCAAACTCATTGATTTTGGGATTCAGGAGGAAGTAGAGTTTCGGCAATTGATGGACGAACTTCTTGAATTCATTGATGATGTCGTGGATGAATTGGGTAGTCGCAAGGAAATTGAGTACGTATACCAGATACTCGAAATGGGTACTGGCGCGGATCGTCAGTTGGCCGTTTTTGAGAAAACGAACGATATGAATGCCGTTGTGGATTACATCATTTCGGAAACCAAGATTGGCGTCGTTTAG
- a CDS encoding type 1 glutamine amidotransferase: protein MTPTKTLRVAILDLNNGVQNEGMRCIRKIVNDFAEREAIQLSCQEFDVRQRNEVPDLSFDIYISSGGPGSPKPEGLPWERKFFNFLDKIYKYNRSHHNRVKKHLFLICHSFQLACVHWEIGFVGNRRSNSFGTFPIHQTRFAENEPFFEGLDDPFWAVDSRDFQVIQPNQNVLEQMGAKIMCLEKNRPHIALERAIMAIRFSREIFGTQFHPEADAEGMLRYFLREDKKQAIIKNHGEQKYFDMIAHLNDPEKIMLTEQTILPTFLKEAYKKLAPLQPA, encoded by the coding sequence ATGACACCCACTAAAACCCTCCGCGTTGCTATTCTGGATCTGAACAATGGTGTTCAAAATGAAGGCATGCGTTGTATCCGAAAAATTGTAAACGATTTTGCCGAAAGAGAAGCAATCCAATTGAGTTGTCAGGAATTTGATGTGCGTCAGCGCAACGAGGTACCTGACCTCAGCTTCGATATTTACATTTCGTCGGGCGGGCCCGGCAGTCCAAAACCCGAGGGGCTACCCTGGGAACGGAAATTCTTCAATTTTCTTGATAAGATTTATAAGTACAACCGGAGTCACCACAATCGTGTAAAAAAACATCTGTTCCTCATTTGCCACTCTTTTCAACTGGCCTGTGTGCATTGGGAAATCGGCTTTGTTGGAAACCGACGTTCCAACTCATTTGGTACTTTCCCGATTCATCAAACGCGTTTTGCCGAAAATGAACCTTTTTTTGAAGGATTGGACGATCCCTTCTGGGCCGTTGATTCACGCGATTTTCAGGTAATACAGCCGAACCAAAATGTATTGGAGCAAATGGGGGCGAAAATCATGTGTCTTGAAAAAAATCGTCCTCACATAGCTCTTGAACGCGCCATAATGGCCATCCGTTTTTCAAGGGAGATATTCGGTACTCAATTTCACCCCGAGGCGGACGCAGAGGGGATGCTACGGTATTTCCTGAGAGAAGACAAGAAGCAGGCCATCATTAAGAATCATGGCGAGCAGAAATATTTCGATATGATCGCTCACCTCAATGATCCCGAGAAAATTATGCTAACGGAGCAGACCATCCTACCCACGTTCCTGAAAGAAGCTTACAAAAAATTGGCTCCCTTGCAACCGGCCTGA